Proteins from one Bufo gargarizans isolate SCDJY-AF-19 chromosome 8, ASM1485885v1, whole genome shotgun sequence genomic window:
- the SALL3 gene encoding sal-like protein 3 isoform X2 produces MSRRKQAKPQHLKSDEDIGTTEVLIDSNVPGEGPDDGDSGNESRSGSEETNVCEKCCAEFFKWTDFLEHKTTCTKNPLVLIVNDDVAASASEEFPEPSPASSSSDHAESETAEETVQVENNETCDIKEAEKEEEPMEVETTEEKNFPNQEASNTSTPLPQIPDPSSMTNYNMPNTNVTLETLQSTKVAVAQFSQNARCIGGTGAATAATAMAIPMILEQLMALQQQQIHQLQLIEQIRSQVALMNRQPLRPPLTSSVPAQNPPIPTPSQLQSFTAHSSLQLTPVVPPILTGSVSNNQPPSFENPQHTSQPASGASTPNIPCSVSCTPTDTSTSLSTNVKSTSVTPSPVPNTTTSTSYPQSSSTPPSIGHGHGNILTSPSSLPSPLLPQSSSNSVIFPNPLASIAATANALDPLSALMKHRKGKPPNVSVFETKSTSEDPFFKHKCRFCAKVFGSDSALQIHLRSHTGERPFKCNICGNRFSTKGNLKVHFQRHKEKYPHIQMNPYPVPEYLDNVPTSSGIPYGMSLPPEKPVTTWLDSKPVLPTISTSIGLQLPPTIPGVNSYGDSPSITPMNRSPQRPSPASSECNSLSPSINHIENSMLTSAESPQSAPPATTTVPKTEPIALPPTIPRTAEQTATGQISSPVTTSIPTLTDSSISTSLPNPVLPSMPDQFKAKFPFGGLLESMQTSETSKLQQLVENIDKKMTDPNQCVICHRVLSCQSALKMHYRTHTGERPFKCKICGRAFTTKGNLKTHFGVHRAKPPLRVQHSCPICQKKFTNAVVLQQHIRMHMGGQIPNTPLPEGFQDAMDSDLSYDEKNLETLSNYDEDFDDSMDEEFDMKDTTNDSSKPLIPYSDSSPSSPPTVISSIAALENQMKMIDSVMSAQQFIGLKTLENGSGESDRLSNDSSSAAGDLESQSAGSPAMSETSSSMQVLSPAHSHSESIRSKSPHVINQEEPPELQLKTEKPDSPMPTPETEGALDLTSTNPVRPIIKEEAPFSLLFLSRERGPSQTTTSLVTSTAPAMIKMEVNGHTKPISLGEGPHLPAGIQVPAAPQTAMSPGITPMLAPPPRRTPKQHNCHSCGKTFSSASALQIHERTHTGEKPFGCTICGRAFTTKGNLKVHMGTHMWNNAPARRGRRLSVENPMALLGGDALKFSEMFQKDLAARAMNVDPSFWNQYAAAITNGLAMKNNEISVIQNGGIPQLPVSLGGSAIPPLSNMSSGMDRTRTGSSPPIISLDKMGSDSIVSRPFTRFIEENKEIGIN; encoded by the exons atgtcTCGTCGTAAGCAAGCCAAGCCCCAGCACCTGAAATCGGACGAGGACATCGGCACCACTGAGGTGCTCATTGACAGCAACG TACCTGGTGAAGGACCAGATGATGGGGACAGCGGGAATGAAAGCCGCAGTGGAAGTGAGGAGACCAATGTTTGTGAAAAATGCTGTGCTGAATTCTTCAAATGGACTGACTTCTTAGAGCACAAAACAACCTGCACTAAAAACCCTCTTGTGCTGATTGTAAATGATGATGTAGCAGCATCAGCCTCAGAAGAGTTTCCCGAGCCATCTCCTGCAAGCTCTTCAAGTGATCACGCAGAGAGTGAGACTGCAGAGGAAACTGTCCAGGTAGAAAATAATGAAACTTGTGATATAAAAGAAGCAGAAAAGGAAGAGGAACCCATGGAGGTTGAAACCACTGAAGAAAAAAATTTCCCAAATCAAGAAGCCTCAAACACTTCTACTCCTCTACCTCAGATACCTGATCCATCTTCCATGACTAATTATAACATGCCAAACACTAATGTTACGCTAGAGACTTTACAAAGTACAAAAGTGGCAGTTGCACAGTTTTCACAGAATGCACGGTGCATAGGTGGTACAGGTGCTGCCACTGCAGCGACAGCTATGGCAATTCCAATGATTCTAGAACAATTGATGGCACTGCAACAGCAGCAGATCCACCAGCTGCAACTTATTGAACAAATACGCAGTCAGGTTGCACTGATGAATCGACAGCCACTACGTCCTCCATTGACCTCCTCAGTTCCGGCACAAAATCCTCCAATTCCAACACCCAGTCAGCTGCAGAGCTTTACTGCACATTCAAGCCTTCAGTTAACACCTGTAGTCCCACCCATCCTCACAGGATCAGTATCTAACAATCAACCACCATCATTTGAAAATccacaacacacatcacaaccTGCCTCTGGAGCAAGTACCCCAAATATCCCATGTTCAGTTTCCTGTACACCAACAGACACAAGCACATCCTTATCAACTAATGTTAAATCAACATCAGTAACCCCTAGTCCTGTGCCCAATACAACGACCAGTACTTCTTATCCTCAGAGCTCATCTACTCCTCCATCCATTGGACATGGACATGGAAATATCCTCACTTCACCTTCCAGTTTGCCAAGCCCACTTCTACCTCAGAGTTCTTCAAACAGTGTGATCTTTCCCAATCCACTTGCAAGCATAGCTGCAACTGCTAATGCATTAGACCCCCTTTCTGCACTTATGAAACATCGTAAAGGAAAGCCACCTAATGTATCAGTATTTGAGACTAAATCTACTTCTGAGGACCCATTTTTTAAACATAAATGCAGATTTTGTGCCAAGGTCTTTGGGAGCGATAGTGCTTTACAGATCCACTTGCGTTCTCATACAGGGGAAAGgccttttaaatgtaatatatgtGGAAATCGGTTTTCCACAAAGGGAAATTTAAAAGTTCATTTTCAGAGACATAAAGAAAAGTATCCCCATATTCAGATGAATCCATATCCTGTTCCAGAATATCTTGACAATGTCCCAACTAGTTCTGGAATACCATATGGAATGTCTCTTCCTCCTGAAAAGCCAGTAACAACATGGTTAGATAGCAAGCCAGTATTACCAACCATTTCAACATCTATTGGGTTGCAACTCCCCCCTACAATACCAGGTGTTAACAGCTATGGTGATTCACCCAGCATTACCCCAATGAACAGATCACCTCAACGGCCATCTCCTGCATCAAGTGAATGCAACTCTTTATCTCCAAGCATAAATCATATAGAAAATAGCATGTTAACATCTGCAGAATCTCCACAATCTGCTCCACCAGCCACAACTACTGTCCCAAAAACGGAACCTATTGCCCTTCCTCCTACAATTCCAAGAACAGCTGAACAGACTGCAACTGGACAGATATCCTCTCCAGTGACAACATCTATTCCCACGCTAACAGACTCCAGTATATCAACAAGCCTCCCAAATCCAGTGCTTCCatctatgcctgatcagttcaaagcaaaatttccatttggtGGTCTTCTAGAGTCTATGCAAACATCAGAAACATCAAAACTGCAACAACTAGTTGAGAATATTGATAAAAAAATGACAGATCCAAATCAATGTGTCATTTGTCACCGAGTGCTTAGTTGCCAGAGTGCTCTTAAGATGCATTACAGAACCCATACAGGAGAGAGACCATTTAAATGCAAAATTTGTGGACGTGCTTTTACTACTAAAGGAAATTTGAAAACTCATTTTGGTGTTCATCGGGCAAAACCTCCATTAAGAGTTCAACATTCATGTCCAATTTGTCAGAAAAAGTTTACGAATGCTGTTGTTCTGCAGCAACATATCCGTATGCATATGGGTGGACAGATTCCAAATACCCCCTTACCTGAGGGCTTCCAAGATGCAATGGACTCTGACCTTTCCTATGATGAAAAGAATCTTGAAACACTGAGCAATTATGATGAGGACTTTGATGATTCTATGGATGAGGAGTTTGACATGAAAGATACTACAAATGACTCTTCCAAGCCACTGATACCATACTCTGACTCATCACCTTCCTCACCTCCCACTGTAATTTCAAGTATTGCTGCTTTAGAAAATCAGATGAAAATGATTGATTCTGTTATGAGTGCACAGCAATTTATTGGTTTAAAAACCTTAGAAAATGGATCAGGTGAAAGTGATCGCTTAAGCAACGATTCTTCATCTGCCGCAGGTGATCTTGAGAGCCAAAGTGCAGGCAGCCCTGCAATGTCTGAGACCTCTTCATCAATGCAGGTTTTGTCACCTGCACATAGTCATAGTGAAAGCATCCGATCAAAATCTCCCCATGTAATCAATCAAGAAGAGCCACCAGAACTACAGCTTAAGACAGAAAAGCCTGACAGTCCCATGCCCACCCCAGAAACTGAAGGTGCACTGGATCTGACATCCACCAACCCTGTGAGACCAATCATCAAAGAAGAGGCCCCTTTTAGCCTGCTGTTCCTGAGCAGAGAACGTG GTCCCAGCCAAACTACTACTAGCCTGGTCACCAGCACAGCGCCTGCCATGATCAAAATGGAAGTGAATGGTCACACCAAGCCGATCTCATTGGGTGAAGGTCCTCACCTTCCAGCTGGAATCCAGGTTCCTGCTGCACCACAGACAGCGATGAGCCCAGGCATCACTCCTATGCTGGCACCCCCTCCACGACGAACTCCCAAGCAACACAACTGTCACTCGTGTGGAAAGACCTTCTCTTCAGCAAGTGCACTACAGATACATGAACGTACTCATACTGGTGAAAAGCCATTTGGTTGCACAATCTGTGGTAGAGCATTTACCACAAAAGGGAATCTTAAG GTCCATATGGGGACTCACATGTGgaataatgctcctgcaagacgTGGTCGTAGACTTTCTGTGGAAAATCCCATGGCTTTGCTTGGAGGAGATGCACTGAAGTtttctgaaatgtttcagaaaGATTTGGCAGCTCGAGCGATGAATGTCGACCCAAGCTTTTGGAATCAGTATGCTGCTGCTATCACGAATGGGCTGGCTATGAAAAACAATGAAATTTCTGTTATACAGAATGGAGGCATACCCCAGCTCCCAGTCAGTTTAGGTGGAAGTGCAATTCCACCTTTAAGCAACATGTCCAGTGGGATGGACCGAACGCGTACTGGTAGCAGCCCCCCTATCATTAGCTTGGACAAAATGGGCTCTGATTCTATTGTAAGTCGACCATTCACACGGTTTATTGAGGAAAACAAGGAAATTGGCATAAACTGA
- the SALL3 gene encoding sal-like protein 3 isoform X1, whose product MSRRKQAKPQHLKSDEDIGTTEVLIDSNAVPGEGPDDGDSGNESRSGSEETNVCEKCCAEFFKWTDFLEHKTTCTKNPLVLIVNDDVAASASEEFPEPSPASSSSDHAESETAEETVQVENNETCDIKEAEKEEEPMEVETTEEKNFPNQEASNTSTPLPQIPDPSSMTNYNMPNTNVTLETLQSTKVAVAQFSQNARCIGGTGAATAATAMAIPMILEQLMALQQQQIHQLQLIEQIRSQVALMNRQPLRPPLTSSVPAQNPPIPTPSQLQSFTAHSSLQLTPVVPPILTGSVSNNQPPSFENPQHTSQPASGASTPNIPCSVSCTPTDTSTSLSTNVKSTSVTPSPVPNTTTSTSYPQSSSTPPSIGHGHGNILTSPSSLPSPLLPQSSSNSVIFPNPLASIAATANALDPLSALMKHRKGKPPNVSVFETKSTSEDPFFKHKCRFCAKVFGSDSALQIHLRSHTGERPFKCNICGNRFSTKGNLKVHFQRHKEKYPHIQMNPYPVPEYLDNVPTSSGIPYGMSLPPEKPVTTWLDSKPVLPTISTSIGLQLPPTIPGVNSYGDSPSITPMNRSPQRPSPASSECNSLSPSINHIENSMLTSAESPQSAPPATTTVPKTEPIALPPTIPRTAEQTATGQISSPVTTSIPTLTDSSISTSLPNPVLPSMPDQFKAKFPFGGLLESMQTSETSKLQQLVENIDKKMTDPNQCVICHRVLSCQSALKMHYRTHTGERPFKCKICGRAFTTKGNLKTHFGVHRAKPPLRVQHSCPICQKKFTNAVVLQQHIRMHMGGQIPNTPLPEGFQDAMDSDLSYDEKNLETLSNYDEDFDDSMDEEFDMKDTTNDSSKPLIPYSDSSPSSPPTVISSIAALENQMKMIDSVMSAQQFIGLKTLENGSGESDRLSNDSSSAAGDLESQSAGSPAMSETSSSMQVLSPAHSHSESIRSKSPHVINQEEPPELQLKTEKPDSPMPTPETEGALDLTSTNPVRPIIKEEAPFSLLFLSRERGPSQTTTSLVTSTAPAMIKMEVNGHTKPISLGEGPHLPAGIQVPAAPQTAMSPGITPMLAPPPRRTPKQHNCHSCGKTFSSASALQIHERTHTGEKPFGCTICGRAFTTKGNLKVHMGTHMWNNAPARRGRRLSVENPMALLGGDALKFSEMFQKDLAARAMNVDPSFWNQYAAAITNGLAMKNNEISVIQNGGIPQLPVSLGGSAIPPLSNMSSGMDRTRTGSSPPIISLDKMGSDSIVSRPFTRFIEENKEIGIN is encoded by the exons atgtcTCGTCGTAAGCAAGCCAAGCCCCAGCACCTGAAATCGGACGAGGACATCGGCACCACTGAGGTGCTCATTGACAGCAACG CAGTACCTGGTGAAGGACCAGATGATGGGGACAGCGGGAATGAAAGCCGCAGTGGAAGTGAGGAGACCAATGTTTGTGAAAAATGCTGTGCTGAATTCTTCAAATGGACTGACTTCTTAGAGCACAAAACAACCTGCACTAAAAACCCTCTTGTGCTGATTGTAAATGATGATGTAGCAGCATCAGCCTCAGAAGAGTTTCCCGAGCCATCTCCTGCAAGCTCTTCAAGTGATCACGCAGAGAGTGAGACTGCAGAGGAAACTGTCCAGGTAGAAAATAATGAAACTTGTGATATAAAAGAAGCAGAAAAGGAAGAGGAACCCATGGAGGTTGAAACCACTGAAGAAAAAAATTTCCCAAATCAAGAAGCCTCAAACACTTCTACTCCTCTACCTCAGATACCTGATCCATCTTCCATGACTAATTATAACATGCCAAACACTAATGTTACGCTAGAGACTTTACAAAGTACAAAAGTGGCAGTTGCACAGTTTTCACAGAATGCACGGTGCATAGGTGGTACAGGTGCTGCCACTGCAGCGACAGCTATGGCAATTCCAATGATTCTAGAACAATTGATGGCACTGCAACAGCAGCAGATCCACCAGCTGCAACTTATTGAACAAATACGCAGTCAGGTTGCACTGATGAATCGACAGCCACTACGTCCTCCATTGACCTCCTCAGTTCCGGCACAAAATCCTCCAATTCCAACACCCAGTCAGCTGCAGAGCTTTACTGCACATTCAAGCCTTCAGTTAACACCTGTAGTCCCACCCATCCTCACAGGATCAGTATCTAACAATCAACCACCATCATTTGAAAATccacaacacacatcacaaccTGCCTCTGGAGCAAGTACCCCAAATATCCCATGTTCAGTTTCCTGTACACCAACAGACACAAGCACATCCTTATCAACTAATGTTAAATCAACATCAGTAACCCCTAGTCCTGTGCCCAATACAACGACCAGTACTTCTTATCCTCAGAGCTCATCTACTCCTCCATCCATTGGACATGGACATGGAAATATCCTCACTTCACCTTCCAGTTTGCCAAGCCCACTTCTACCTCAGAGTTCTTCAAACAGTGTGATCTTTCCCAATCCACTTGCAAGCATAGCTGCAACTGCTAATGCATTAGACCCCCTTTCTGCACTTATGAAACATCGTAAAGGAAAGCCACCTAATGTATCAGTATTTGAGACTAAATCTACTTCTGAGGACCCATTTTTTAAACATAAATGCAGATTTTGTGCCAAGGTCTTTGGGAGCGATAGTGCTTTACAGATCCACTTGCGTTCTCATACAGGGGAAAGgccttttaaatgtaatatatgtGGAAATCGGTTTTCCACAAAGGGAAATTTAAAAGTTCATTTTCAGAGACATAAAGAAAAGTATCCCCATATTCAGATGAATCCATATCCTGTTCCAGAATATCTTGACAATGTCCCAACTAGTTCTGGAATACCATATGGAATGTCTCTTCCTCCTGAAAAGCCAGTAACAACATGGTTAGATAGCAAGCCAGTATTACCAACCATTTCAACATCTATTGGGTTGCAACTCCCCCCTACAATACCAGGTGTTAACAGCTATGGTGATTCACCCAGCATTACCCCAATGAACAGATCACCTCAACGGCCATCTCCTGCATCAAGTGAATGCAACTCTTTATCTCCAAGCATAAATCATATAGAAAATAGCATGTTAACATCTGCAGAATCTCCACAATCTGCTCCACCAGCCACAACTACTGTCCCAAAAACGGAACCTATTGCCCTTCCTCCTACAATTCCAAGAACAGCTGAACAGACTGCAACTGGACAGATATCCTCTCCAGTGACAACATCTATTCCCACGCTAACAGACTCCAGTATATCAACAAGCCTCCCAAATCCAGTGCTTCCatctatgcctgatcagttcaaagcaaaatttccatttggtGGTCTTCTAGAGTCTATGCAAACATCAGAAACATCAAAACTGCAACAACTAGTTGAGAATATTGATAAAAAAATGACAGATCCAAATCAATGTGTCATTTGTCACCGAGTGCTTAGTTGCCAGAGTGCTCTTAAGATGCATTACAGAACCCATACAGGAGAGAGACCATTTAAATGCAAAATTTGTGGACGTGCTTTTACTACTAAAGGAAATTTGAAAACTCATTTTGGTGTTCATCGGGCAAAACCTCCATTAAGAGTTCAACATTCATGTCCAATTTGTCAGAAAAAGTTTACGAATGCTGTTGTTCTGCAGCAACATATCCGTATGCATATGGGTGGACAGATTCCAAATACCCCCTTACCTGAGGGCTTCCAAGATGCAATGGACTCTGACCTTTCCTATGATGAAAAGAATCTTGAAACACTGAGCAATTATGATGAGGACTTTGATGATTCTATGGATGAGGAGTTTGACATGAAAGATACTACAAATGACTCTTCCAAGCCACTGATACCATACTCTGACTCATCACCTTCCTCACCTCCCACTGTAATTTCAAGTATTGCTGCTTTAGAAAATCAGATGAAAATGATTGATTCTGTTATGAGTGCACAGCAATTTATTGGTTTAAAAACCTTAGAAAATGGATCAGGTGAAAGTGATCGCTTAAGCAACGATTCTTCATCTGCCGCAGGTGATCTTGAGAGCCAAAGTGCAGGCAGCCCTGCAATGTCTGAGACCTCTTCATCAATGCAGGTTTTGTCACCTGCACATAGTCATAGTGAAAGCATCCGATCAAAATCTCCCCATGTAATCAATCAAGAAGAGCCACCAGAACTACAGCTTAAGACAGAAAAGCCTGACAGTCCCATGCCCACCCCAGAAACTGAAGGTGCACTGGATCTGACATCCACCAACCCTGTGAGACCAATCATCAAAGAAGAGGCCCCTTTTAGCCTGCTGTTCCTGAGCAGAGAACGTG GTCCCAGCCAAACTACTACTAGCCTGGTCACCAGCACAGCGCCTGCCATGATCAAAATGGAAGTGAATGGTCACACCAAGCCGATCTCATTGGGTGAAGGTCCTCACCTTCCAGCTGGAATCCAGGTTCCTGCTGCACCACAGACAGCGATGAGCCCAGGCATCACTCCTATGCTGGCACCCCCTCCACGACGAACTCCCAAGCAACACAACTGTCACTCGTGTGGAAAGACCTTCTCTTCAGCAAGTGCACTACAGATACATGAACGTACTCATACTGGTGAAAAGCCATTTGGTTGCACAATCTGTGGTAGAGCATTTACCACAAAAGGGAATCTTAAG GTCCATATGGGGACTCACATGTGgaataatgctcctgcaagacgTGGTCGTAGACTTTCTGTGGAAAATCCCATGGCTTTGCTTGGAGGAGATGCACTGAAGTtttctgaaatgtttcagaaaGATTTGGCAGCTCGAGCGATGAATGTCGACCCAAGCTTTTGGAATCAGTATGCTGCTGCTATCACGAATGGGCTGGCTATGAAAAACAATGAAATTTCTGTTATACAGAATGGAGGCATACCCCAGCTCCCAGTCAGTTTAGGTGGAAGTGCAATTCCACCTTTAAGCAACATGTCCAGTGGGATGGACCGAACGCGTACTGGTAGCAGCCCCCCTATCATTAGCTTGGACAAAATGGGCTCTGATTCTATTGTAAGTCGACCATTCACACGGTTTATTGAGGAAAACAAGGAAATTGGCATAAACTGA
- the SALL3 gene encoding sal-like protein 3 isoform X3 encodes MSRRKQAKPQHLKSDEDIGTTEVLIDSNAVPGEGPDDGDSGNESRSGSEETNVCEKCCAEFFKWTDFLEHKTTCTKNPLVLIVNDDVAASASEEFPEPSPASSSSDHAESETAEETVQVENNETCDIKEAEKEEEPMEVETTEEKNFPNQEASNTSTPLPQIPDPSSMTNYNMPNTNVTLETLQSTKVAVAQFSQNARCIGGTGAATAATAMAIPMILEQLMALQQQQIHQLQLIEQIRSQVALMNRQPLRPPLTSSVPAQNPPIPTPSQLQSFTAHSSLQLTPVVPPILTGSVSNNQPPSFENPQHTSQPASGASTPNIPCSVSCTPTDTSTSLSTNVKSTSVTPSPVPNTTTSTSYPQSSSTPPSIGHGHGNILTSPSSLPSPLLPQSSSNSVIFPNPLASIAATANALDPLSALMKHRKGKPPNVSVFETKSTSEDPFFKHKCRFCAKVFGSDSALQIHLRSHTGERPFKCNICGNRFSTKGNLKVHFQRHKEKYPHIQMNPYPVPEYLDNVPTSSGIPYGMSLPPEKPVTTWLDSKPVLPTISTSIGLQLPPTIPGVNSYGDSPSITPMNRSPQRPSPASSECNSLSPSINHIENSMLTSAESPQSAPPATTTVPKTEPIALPPTIPRTAEQTATGQISSPVTTSIPTLTDSSISTSLPNPVLPSMPDQFKAKFPFGGLLESMQTSETSKLQQLVENIDKKMTDPNQCVICHRVLSCQSALKMHYRTHTGERPFKCKICGRAFTTKGNLKTHFGVHRAKPPLRVQHSCPICQKKFTNAVVLQQHIRMHMGGQIPNTPLPEGFQDAMDSDLSYDEKNLETLSNYDEDFDDSMDEEFDMKDTTNDSSKPLIPYSDSSPSSPPTVISSIAALENQMKMIDSVMSAQQFIGLKTLENGSGESDRLSNDSSSAAGDLESQSAGSPAMSETSSSMQVLSPAHSHSESIRSKSPHVINQEEPPELQLKTEKPDSPMPTPETEGALDLTSTNPVRPIIKEEAPFSLLFLSRERGPYGDSHVE; translated from the exons atgtcTCGTCGTAAGCAAGCCAAGCCCCAGCACCTGAAATCGGACGAGGACATCGGCACCACTGAGGTGCTCATTGACAGCAACG CAGTACCTGGTGAAGGACCAGATGATGGGGACAGCGGGAATGAAAGCCGCAGTGGAAGTGAGGAGACCAATGTTTGTGAAAAATGCTGTGCTGAATTCTTCAAATGGACTGACTTCTTAGAGCACAAAACAACCTGCACTAAAAACCCTCTTGTGCTGATTGTAAATGATGATGTAGCAGCATCAGCCTCAGAAGAGTTTCCCGAGCCATCTCCTGCAAGCTCTTCAAGTGATCACGCAGAGAGTGAGACTGCAGAGGAAACTGTCCAGGTAGAAAATAATGAAACTTGTGATATAAAAGAAGCAGAAAAGGAAGAGGAACCCATGGAGGTTGAAACCACTGAAGAAAAAAATTTCCCAAATCAAGAAGCCTCAAACACTTCTACTCCTCTACCTCAGATACCTGATCCATCTTCCATGACTAATTATAACATGCCAAACACTAATGTTACGCTAGAGACTTTACAAAGTACAAAAGTGGCAGTTGCACAGTTTTCACAGAATGCACGGTGCATAGGTGGTACAGGTGCTGCCACTGCAGCGACAGCTATGGCAATTCCAATGATTCTAGAACAATTGATGGCACTGCAACAGCAGCAGATCCACCAGCTGCAACTTATTGAACAAATACGCAGTCAGGTTGCACTGATGAATCGACAGCCACTACGTCCTCCATTGACCTCCTCAGTTCCGGCACAAAATCCTCCAATTCCAACACCCAGTCAGCTGCAGAGCTTTACTGCACATTCAAGCCTTCAGTTAACACCTGTAGTCCCACCCATCCTCACAGGATCAGTATCTAACAATCAACCACCATCATTTGAAAATccacaacacacatcacaaccTGCCTCTGGAGCAAGTACCCCAAATATCCCATGTTCAGTTTCCTGTACACCAACAGACACAAGCACATCCTTATCAACTAATGTTAAATCAACATCAGTAACCCCTAGTCCTGTGCCCAATACAACGACCAGTACTTCTTATCCTCAGAGCTCATCTACTCCTCCATCCATTGGACATGGACATGGAAATATCCTCACTTCACCTTCCAGTTTGCCAAGCCCACTTCTACCTCAGAGTTCTTCAAACAGTGTGATCTTTCCCAATCCACTTGCAAGCATAGCTGCAACTGCTAATGCATTAGACCCCCTTTCTGCACTTATGAAACATCGTAAAGGAAAGCCACCTAATGTATCAGTATTTGAGACTAAATCTACTTCTGAGGACCCATTTTTTAAACATAAATGCAGATTTTGTGCCAAGGTCTTTGGGAGCGATAGTGCTTTACAGATCCACTTGCGTTCTCATACAGGGGAAAGgccttttaaatgtaatatatgtGGAAATCGGTTTTCCACAAAGGGAAATTTAAAAGTTCATTTTCAGAGACATAAAGAAAAGTATCCCCATATTCAGATGAATCCATATCCTGTTCCAGAATATCTTGACAATGTCCCAACTAGTTCTGGAATACCATATGGAATGTCTCTTCCTCCTGAAAAGCCAGTAACAACATGGTTAGATAGCAAGCCAGTATTACCAACCATTTCAACATCTATTGGGTTGCAACTCCCCCCTACAATACCAGGTGTTAACAGCTATGGTGATTCACCCAGCATTACCCCAATGAACAGATCACCTCAACGGCCATCTCCTGCATCAAGTGAATGCAACTCTTTATCTCCAAGCATAAATCATATAGAAAATAGCATGTTAACATCTGCAGAATCTCCACAATCTGCTCCACCAGCCACAACTACTGTCCCAAAAACGGAACCTATTGCCCTTCCTCCTACAATTCCAAGAACAGCTGAACAGACTGCAACTGGACAGATATCCTCTCCAGTGACAACATCTATTCCCACGCTAACAGACTCCAGTATATCAACAAGCCTCCCAAATCCAGTGCTTCCatctatgcctgatcagttcaaagcaaaatttccatttggtGGTCTTCTAGAGTCTATGCAAACATCAGAAACATCAAAACTGCAACAACTAGTTGAGAATATTGATAAAAAAATGACAGATCCAAATCAATGTGTCATTTGTCACCGAGTGCTTAGTTGCCAGAGTGCTCTTAAGATGCATTACAGAACCCATACAGGAGAGAGACCATTTAAATGCAAAATTTGTGGACGTGCTTTTACTACTAAAGGAAATTTGAAAACTCATTTTGGTGTTCATCGGGCAAAACCTCCATTAAGAGTTCAACATTCATGTCCAATTTGTCAGAAAAAGTTTACGAATGCTGTTGTTCTGCAGCAACATATCCGTATGCATATGGGTGGACAGATTCCAAATACCCCCTTACCTGAGGGCTTCCAAGATGCAATGGACTCTGACCTTTCCTATGATGAAAAGAATCTTGAAACACTGAGCAATTATGATGAGGACTTTGATGATTCTATGGATGAGGAGTTTGACATGAAAGATACTACAAATGACTCTTCCAAGCCACTGATACCATACTCTGACTCATCACCTTCCTCACCTCCCACTGTAATTTCAAGTATTGCTGCTTTAGAAAATCAGATGAAAATGATTGATTCTGTTATGAGTGCACAGCAATTTATTGGTTTAAAAACCTTAGAAAATGGATCAGGTGAAAGTGATCGCTTAAGCAACGATTCTTCATCTGCCGCAGGTGATCTTGAGAGCCAAAGTGCAGGCAGCCCTGCAATGTCTGAGACCTCTTCATCAATGCAGGTTTTGTCACCTGCACATAGTCATAGTGAAAGCATCCGATCAAAATCTCCCCATGTAATCAATCAAGAAGAGCCACCAGAACTACAGCTTAAGACAGAAAAGCCTGACAGTCCCATGCCCACCCCAGAAACTGAAGGTGCACTGGATCTGACATCCACCAACCCTGTGAGACCAATCATCAAAGAAGAGGCCCCTTTTAGCCTGCTGTTCCTGAGCAGAGAACGTG GTCCATATGGGGACTCACATGTGgaataa